In Cicer arietinum cultivar CDC Frontier isolate Library 1 chromosome 7, Cicar.CDCFrontier_v2.0, whole genome shotgun sequence, the genomic window AGAAGTAAAAAGAAGAGAATATGTGACGAAGAGGAAAGGTGTAGAGGAACAGGAATGACGAACACAAACAAGTGACAAACATGAACAGGCGCGACGAACACGAACGAGAAGTCGAACAGACGCGGCAAACACGAAGTGACGGACACAAAGGACGACGAAACAGCAGAGGAAAAAGACAACTAACTCTGAAATTTGAAGGACAATACCAAAATTGcccttaaaatattttaaaatttaagagtAAAATTGGTTTTTCATAGAAAAATAGATGaattttcagaagaaaaaaatatcgtTTTCTAGCGTTTGAGAACCTGTGATCCGGAACGCGACCTGCGAACCGGCCCAAATCGCACGCGAGCTCTCGTTTCCCCGCGCTGCTGCGCTCTAGCGCGATCCCAGCGCAAACCGGCGCTATTGACTACCTAGGCAACATATAGGTTTCTATGTGtgtctaaatttatatttgaaaaatagtcAAAGTTTGTtgactcaattttattatttttaaatcctaatatattttattctaagATATCCTATACATATATTTCTTACCCTAAGACTTCATAATATCTTTTAACACATCACAAACAATTATCCATATAAATCATACACATGATTTAAGACAATTGAGTGTTACATTAACCTATGTGTAAGTAGTGTCACATAGAACATCCGACAACTATAATTTCCAACACCCCTATCTATCTTCTTCAAAATGTTCCTTAAAATTTATAACCTTGAATGCAAAAAAGCTcactaaaatatataacttaaaataagaTTGCTAATTTTTTCATATTGTAGATCCAATAAAAATTCATTAGTTATTCACGTGATCTTCTATATTTGAGATACATGATACAATTAACAAATGGTTaattatactttaaaattagaCTCTAATTTTGATATTGCTGTTGTTCTTCTATAGGACTAgattgttaaataaaattttagggattttgaattttggggaataagataaaaaaacatatcaaaatacTTTGTGATGCAATTGATTTGACTTATATATAGAGACTTATGTATTCGaagatattaatttaattaacgtGATTCAATTCTACATAGATTGTTAAGTTGTAATACTTGTGAGTTTGAAAATTTGAAgtcttaatttataaaaatttctcaTTGATGCTAAGGTTATAGTTAACAAAATAAGCTCCCAAATGCATGTTTGATTCTAAAGTGAAATCGAACAAGCAAAACCAAACCTATGATGCCACTTGAGAATTGAGCACGCTCTCCGTTTTTCCATTGCTTTCTTCTTCTTAAATCAATTCAACTTTCAAACTCATATATGTCAACGGTAGCGCCTAAGCGCGACCAGTGGCAATGGGAGAATGCCATCGCCGGCTCCGCCGCTGGATTCGCCACCGTCGCTGTCATGCATCCCCTCGACGTTGTCCGAACTAGGTTTCAAGGTTCTCTTTCTTACTCTTTTCGTATAAATCAattgttttttccttttcagATTTGCCCTACCTTCCAGGCAATTTTTTGAAGCATGATTTGATTTCGCAGTTAACGATGGTCGAGCCTCTCATCTTCCAAGTTACAAGAACACCGCTCACGCCATTTTCACCATTACTCGATCCGAGGTCTCTGTTTTTGTTAGCTCACCGAATTCaacgttttttttcttcctgaatTTTGGTTGCAATTAATTACCTTCATTAAATTTTCAGTTTTATGCAGTTCAATGATCATAAATCACTTGTTTCGGTTTATTGCTTTTGGCTATCACAGTATGTTACAATTTTTAGAAAGTAAAAACCTTTGATTGCTATACTTACTAGGCAATAGGTATGCATTGACACTTGCAGGTTTATCCTATTTTTCGGCCCAATATCATAAATGGTAGATAAAGTCAGCACTATGGTTTCTGGTATTTTCTAGGATTAAAGAGAAACTGAATAGCATCCCGGGAACTAAGACATAAGGGTGTTGCAGTCGCACATAGTGATATCAATGTGAACTTAGTTTTGTTGACATATTGTATTAAGATAGGAACCATGTGTAAGACATGTATACAACACCACATCAATATGTGGATATTTGGTCTTGCTAACATGTGCCCTTATAACATTTGTTAAGGAATCAAAAAATAGAAactttgtaatttgtattaGAAACAACAATTTTAGAGCTTTTAAGAACTGAAACCTCAACATCCAAGACAATATTTCTACATTTGGTTATTTAACATGCGTCCTTAGGGAACTTGTTAGTattatctaaatttataaaatgtcataaaaaacaCATTCTAAACTATGATAGAGACCTCAAGACTACATATTTCACTTTGTGTTTTTACTTTTGTGAGGATCACCTCGTGCTTCACTAGTTGTTAATATATCTGTAGCTAGGATTGTAGGCTTCAATGTCCTTTGTTTCCACTTATTAATGGGTTTGGTGTTAGTAACTTGACATCTTTTGTGAATTACAATAGGAGAGAAACTTCTGGTTTAGTACTATGTGTATGTCATACTATGAGTGTGCTACTTATGTGCTGTGATTTATCTTGCAGGGATTAAGAGGACTTTATGCAGGCTTTCTTCCTGGGGTTCTTGGCTCAACTATTTCATGGggtttatatttctttttgtaaGTAGCAATTTCAGTCCTGAAGATATTTTTCGTTTTTATATCTGATGCTCACTTATAgagaattatattatattaggtGGCAGACTCTTTATATATGCATCCTGATTTTTGTGCATGTAGTATGCATCCTCTCTGgttaaactttaaattatttcaGTCCGCGTGATTCTCTCCTCTTCTCTTTCACACACACACAGCTTATTTTTCTTAGTCAGGGCCAAATAAATATCTTGTATTCTACAGTATGTGATGATGTCAGAAATATTATTCTCTATCTAAAACATTCATGACAGTCACTATTCATTAGTAGCTAAGGACTACTTTTCCGCGTCAATGTGTGTACAATGGGACCTTGTATAGAACCTGATAGTTTCATTACCAccattttttttggaaaatagCATTACTTGTTTTTTATTATGTCAAAGGATTGTCCCCTGTCCCTGTCCCCTTCTTTTGTGACTTCACTGGAGTCCTTGCATTTTTTCTCCCAgacttgaattattttattactaatttttgaATGATCGCTGATCCACCTTGTTGCTTTCCTAGAAGACCAAAGTCATCACcccatctttttctttttcttttacaattGTAGCTATGACAAAGCTAAACGAAGATATGCTAAGAACAGAGAGGAGAAGTTGAGCCCTGGTCTTCATCTTGCCTCTGCTGCAGAAGCAGGAGCTTTGGTGAGTGTtcaaaagtataatattatGGATGGACATCCACACTTGTAATTCATAGTAAGATGTTTGGATATATTATATGTTGTTCAATCCTGCTAGCATTTTGTTGTTGCAGCTTGGAGTAAAGTTTTAGCATCTCTCTAGGTTTTGCATTTTTAACTTCAGAGTGACAAGAAGTGATACAATGTAGTGGTAAAACCGTATCTGATGGAAATTGTTGCTTGAATATTATGCGAGTCATGTGAGGATGTAACTAACATAACTTTACTACTTTCTTATCTGTGTTCATTATATTTGAGATATTGCTTAATTTTAATAGTTGGATGTCAAGGGCTCCAAAACCTGTCAAACATATTGCGGCACATTCCTGAATGGTGTCAAAACTGAACCTACTGTGATTTTGGTTTCCTTCACCTGTTGTCAGGTTTGCTTGTGCACAAATCCTGTTTGGCTAGTGAAAACGAGACTGCAGCTTCAGACTCCTCTTCATCAGGCACTGCCATACTCTGGGCTATATGGTCTGCTCTCCATCTTACATTAACTTTATATTTCTGAACTGTTCATTTTGGGGTTAATTTTCAtgattaggggtgggaataggtcaggccgCCCAATAGGAGCCTATGGCTAGGCACAGGTTATttaaaaagcctattaggcctgataGACCATACCGTatatatgtaattaaaatataatatttgtatatatatatatatatatatagtaataataaaacaaaagactTGTAATATTTGTGTGTTAAAGActctttattttctctctttaaaaaaagactctttatatttctataataaaagaCTTTTTATTAGAATTTTGAAGCCTAATTTTTTGCTCCCACTCCATACCTATTCTTCTCTCTCAAAATCATTGTGCTATAAATTCAATGTttgtatttcattattttattttgttaataattgtTGTTCATATATACATCAAGTTTGTTGCAAAACGTGAAAAAAATGGATGTTATGCTTGTATAGGTCAACAAAATTCACCCTTTTTGTATTGGTCTATTAACCTTTTTAGATAGGCGAAATATCCTTTTTATACGCCTTAACACAAAATAGGCTTAGACCAAGGCTTAAAATAAAGCCTTTGACAAGTAATAGGCCAGACTCAAGCTTTAGTTTTAAGTAGACCTGACCTATTTAAGCAAAACTCAGTCTGACCCGACCTATTCTCACTCCTAATAATAAATAGAATTGAAATATGATgtcatataaaatcaaattatttaaaatgtcatgttaaatataaaaaaaaaacattaatttcattaatatattaacttgttaatctattaaaaaatgtctaaatatttatttaaaatgttaacatgaactaggcttttaaataggctaacCAGACTTTCATAAAAGTCGGGCTCAGGCCTtaaaaaaacctatgataggcCACAAGccttcaatttttttgacaGGTCAGACTCATGCGTTGCAAAACCTAGTTCGGCTCGGCCTATTCCCACCCTATGATGTTCATGTCTTTCCTACTCATGCCCTATAGATTAGCTATAAATTCATAGCTCAGTTATTATCTTTTACTCGTCAATTTTCTTAATCTGAATCACCTTACCCAAGCTGAGCTAGAAATTAGGATTTGTGTTGAAAGATGGCTCATTTTCACTGACTGGTTCATTAGTGTCAGAGTATTTGGTGGGTCGTTTATCCTTCTCACTAAGGTTCTGGgaaatcttatatttatatcACCACTATATGTGTTGCAGTATCTATATTCAGTCATTAATTACTACACGGTATTAAGCATACTCATTCATCCCATTTCTTTCAAGTTTCAACTACCTAGAAGCTAAAACATGATAGTAACAGTATATTTTGCTTTTTGTGGTTATATTCATCATTATTTGAATTGCTAACCAGTCATGACTTTTTTTTATCTGTAAAATCAAATATCAGATGCATTTAGGACCATAGTGAGGGAAGAAGGATTTAGTGCACTTTACAGAGGGATTGTTCCTGGTCTTTTTCTGGTATGTTGTTGGCTCTTGTTATTTTCCCGTCAATCTCGGAACTTAAAATTATGACTAAACATTATTATGTGTGGACTGTGATTTTGAGCTTAAATAAAGATAAGGGCTTGAAAGGAAAAAAGCTAAAAGATCAATCAATAATTAACGTTGAGCCAGTTGCAACGAGCCACTGTGATCTCTTCAATTCAATCTTACAATTAAACCCATAAACTATTGGAAATCTCACAATATATCCTTCAAATAAATTACTGTCAAGTTACAATTCGAACTAGTCTATCATGTGATTTTCACAAGGTCACTAACACATGTTAGCATAATTTTTCTATTGTGATGAACTggttattatattatattaatatgtatataattatatacACACACATCATTTTATGATTTCTAACCATTCATGAAATTTCATCTGTTAAAATTAAACAGTCATGCATTTAGGACCATTATGAGGGAAGAAGGATTTAGTGCACTTTACAGAGGGATTGTTCCTGGTCTTTTTCTGGTATGTTGCTTGCTCTTGTTATTTTGCATGTCAATCTTGGCACATAATTTTAATGAAAGATTAAATATAAAAGTGGAGTTGTGCATACATAAAGATAAAGGTCTTTCTTTTCCAATCTTTAATGAACATAGCGCCATTTGCAACTAGCCATCAGGAACATAAATCCCCCAATTAAATTCATAGACTAAGAAATATCACAGTGGATCCTTCATTCAGTTTCTGTTAAATGCTACAGAATTAATTTGTCGTGTGATTGTCACATGATCACTAACACATGTCACCGTATGACTTGGCCATATCGTCTTCAGCATCACTAATATTCCATGTTAGAtatgaattttacaaaatatatctCAATATATTTGGTAAGAAGTTTTTCAAAAAGTTAAAAATCATGCGACCAAGCTCACGACCTCTCATTATCAAACATCTTGttagaaatataaaatcatttatgaATCCCCGCCTAGCGATTTAAGATTTTAGGAGAGTTGGTCCATGACATGGTATTAGAGCCTTTGATATTCAAGTGTTTGATGATCCTTGTTGCTCTCACTCTTCTAATAAAAATGATCCTATTTATCATAGGGGATGGAGTATAGTTACTGGAGTGTACTCTTTATCCTTTTTCCCTATTGAATTTTGGTTGCTTCTTGCATGGCAATGTGttgaaaattatttagaaaGATAAGGAAAATTGATGAATGAATGTAGATTCTTTTTGTCTGTTGCTTCATGTCAGCTTGAGATACAGTATTCTTAAGAATAAGCACATTTGTATGATGAAAGTTGAACTTTGAAGCCATCAAAAGCTATTAAGCACGGACACATACACATACACTATACTTTGATAGACACGGCTAATGTCCAAATACAGGACACCGACATGATATATATGAACCCGGATACGCACACACattatcatcataaaaatttcaTGGAAAATTACATTTTAAGAATCAGTGTCCAATATGTTTATAATTTAGAAACATTTTAGCCTTAACAGTGTTATTAACAATACCCAAAGAAATTCTATAAAGCACTTACAGAACTGGATGGTCTTAAACTTACAAGTAAATGAAGAATCTGCTTGTCATTTAATGTAATCGTCATTTGATGTGATTCGTCGGGTGGATTTTACATCAATTTATATTTGATAACATTGAATTCTTGGATGAaagtttaattatataaaacctaacccatttatgataatttcttgaagtgttttaattttttatttcaagttttatatagtttattttatatCTGCTGACACCATCATCAGTTTTTACATCTTGATGGCTACTGGCTATATTAAGGTTGACAAAATCATGCACGTTATTGTCTTCCTGTTGTTTATAGAGAGCTTGCTTGAATTTGTGTGCTTCAGCAGGTCTCTCATGGAGCTATTCAGTTCACAGCCTATGAGGAGCTTCGCAAAACTATTGTCGATTTGAAGAGCAAAAGGAGTAAAATACAACATCAAAACCCTGACCAACTCTTGGTAAGTTAATGAACCTTGGGTCCATTTAAATCTGAAATTTTACATGTAATGGACTATTTACATATCTTAAATAATTGTTTGGTGATTGGCCTTTTTGGTTACTTGTATGGCACCGAGTTCTTGTTCCCGTACATTGCTTCAGATTGGTAAAGCCAAGTGACACTTTTCCAGAATCATGATCCCCATGGTTGTTGCTTGTATGTGGATAGTGGATGCCTAAAATTTTGAGTAGATCATAATCTGTCTTGGTCAGGATATATTTAAGCTGATCTTAGTTGAGTCGGTTAGCTTAATCACTGGCTTGGTGCGTGAATTGTCGCTAGATACAGGTGATTGTAGTCTAAATTGCAGggttatgttattattttaggTGGTTTGAGCATGTGTACGGAAAAGTTATAGGTTTCCCAATAAAGAATGTGGATCAAATGGAGGGTAGTCCAATTTTTAGACGTAGAGGAAGACTAATAAAAACTACAAGCTAAACTGTTAAGGATTTAGATTTGAATAGTTTGTCATTAGATTAGACATGATTTATGATAGGATATTCTTGTCACTTGAACTATGCAGTTGGGTTCACCTTGTCGGAAAAGGCTTTGTTGCTGTGAAATATAATACTTGTGCCGAACATATTGGTTCTTTCATAAGTGCATCAAACCATTTTGCAAAATTTCTAAGTTCAAATTAATGCATTGAAATATTACACCAATCATTACTTCAGAGTTTAAGGCTTTATTAAGTTGTTTAAATGGCTATGTTGAATTATAGGACATCTTAAATCGGAGAAATGTAGCTTTGTATGTGAATCTTATATTTCATTTGTGGCAAGCTCATGTCatattaaaacatattttgagCCTTGTACCTGTAGCATCCTGCTTATTTGATGCtgattaataatttcatttgaatattatataaaattactcAAGTTGTTATCCAAGATTTACAGTAACAAtgttttgatattttctttgtttCCCCAGAATTCTGTTGATTATGCTGTTCTTGGAGCAACATCAAAAGTTGCTGCAATACTTCTAACCTATCCATTTCAGGTACAACTCTCTGTCTCCTTGTCCTTGGAAGTAGAATGATTTAAACTCTAATGTCTTTGAACATAATATATCACTCATCAACGAAGTTGCTTTCTCATGTGGCGTACTGCCTCCTTTTCTTCCCTATTTTTTCAGGTTATACGGTCTCGTTTGCAGGTACCAGTGTGGTCACAAGGATAGGGATAATATATACtgtttatcttttaattttgtatCTTTCTCAGAGCTGGACTGAAACTTCTTTCTCTCTGCAGCAACGACCTGGTCATGATGGGAAACCAAGATATATTGGCAGTTGGCATGCTGTGAAAGAAACTGCACGGTATATATTGAAACCCATTCAGATTTATTTTGCGTCTTTTCATTGACAAACAAAGAAAGGTGAAACTGGGTTAGGAATGGTAAATTAGATTCATAATAGCATTCCCAACCTTGGAAATGCAATAGGTTGACTCTTGTGTAACAACAATGAATTATAAAGAAAACTATTGTTACTTTTGTGTGTCCCATAATCCATATCGATATGCTCTTCATAATTTCACATTGAACCAATCTTTTGTGCATTATTGATTATGTTCTGTTCTTGCAGATTTGAAGGTGTCCGAGGTTTTTACAAAGGAATCACACCAAACCTCTTGAAAAATGCCCCTGCGTCTTCAATAACATTTATTGTTTATGAAAATGTTCTAAAATTACTTAAACTGGCTAGAAGGAATGACTGAGTATTTTCCTTTTACTTCatgattttttctttctttctttttctgtttTGGTGTTTAGTCTCCTCTGATTTGATATTTATGCTGATCAATAATGTGGATGTACTTTTCGGAGATTTAAAGCATTGTTGCCACAAATCCATGTTCTATCTCTTTCATGTCCTATATTGTACACTTCTAATTTGAACAGCGAAATTCCTGTACCTTTTTGTTATCTGATCTTTTCCTCAcattttgttatagaaataggaCCCGAAGTTACCTTATATGGGCAAAAGAGCATACGCCATTTTAACCTTTGTATGAGAAATCTTTTGTTTCAGTTGAATCtaaaattcataatataaaagaaaaaaatgtagtgAATTGCATGCAATTGCCTGTTTGTGAAGAAACTGTGATTCAAGTTGCAGCTTGCCTCGAGTGATATCAGGTTGTAATGCAAAAATCAAGGAAACCAAGATAACAAAGCCAATGAAAAATCAGTATCTTGTAAAATTTGCAAATATCACACTAATAATAGGTAGGACCAAACTTATGTGAAGTGGCGTTTTAAGTGCtgtttttgttgttactaaATCACATGACAAACGTCTCTTAATAATTTAGTAGACAAACAACcatttttctcttatttcaCCACTATATTTTAACTCtgatatatgttaaaaaaacttCACTTGCCATGTTGTGATTTGTCAATAGTAAAAACAACACATAAAACGTTGCATTTAAGTTTCGTCTTAATAAGTAAAAGATATGTTTCTGTGCCACAAACAAGACAAAGGGGTTGATAATACTCATAAATTGCATTATTATATGAAACTATTTAAGTGTGAACAAAGTGTCTCAAACTGAAATTGTTGAAGATTCCCTAATCCAGAGATAATTTACGGATGAAGGAAAGGATTTCCTCTGAAACTTGCTGAGCTTT contains:
- the LOC101507860 gene encoding folate transporter 1, chloroplastic isoform X1, whose product is MSTVAPKRDQWQWENAIAGSAAGFATVAVMHPLDVVRTRFQVNDGRASHLPSYKNTAHAIFTITRSEGLRGLYAGFLPGVLGSTISWGLYFFFYDKAKRRYAKNREEKLSPGLHLASAAEAGALVCLCTNPVWLVKTRLQLQTPLHQALPYSGLYDAFRTIVREEGFSALYRGIVPGLFLQVSHGAIQFTAYEELRKTIVDLKSKRSKIQHQNPDQLLNSVDYAVLGATSKVAAILLTYPFQVIRSRLQQRPGHDGKPRYIGSWHAVKETARFEGVRGFYKGITPNLLKNAPASSITFIVYENVLKLLKLARRND
- the LOC101507860 gene encoding folate transporter 1, chloroplastic isoform X2; protein product: MSTVAPKRDQWQWENAIAGSAAGFATVAVMHPLDVVRTRFQVNDGRASHLPSYKNTAHAIFTITRSEGLRGLYAGFLPGVLGSTISWGLYFFFYDKAKRRYAKNREEKLSPGLHLASAAEAGALVCLCTNPVWLVKTRLQLQTPLHQALPYSGLYDAFRTIVREEGFSALYRGIVPGLFLVSHGAIQFTAYEELRKTIVDLKSKRSKIQHQNPDQLLNSVDYAVLGATSKVAAILLTYPFQVIRSRLQQRPGHDGKPRYIGSWHAVKETARFEGVRGFYKGITPNLLKNAPASSITFIVYENVLKLLKLARRND